The nucleotide sequence CCAGGAGCCGCTGCCGCAGTAATCGGCGCGCGTAAAAAAGCCGGACAAGGGTCCGGCTTTTTTGTCACTGCTCGCTGGGTGGCGTGGCCGTCAGCGGGACGCTCTGCTGCGAAGGTCTGTGCCACTGCCAGAGGATCATCAGCAGGGTCGGCACGCCGAGCAGGGCGGTGATCAGGAAGAACTGCGCATAGCCGAATTTCTCGACCATCACCCCGGAATAGCCGCCGATCAGACGCGGCAGCAACAGCATGATCGAGCTGAGCAGGGCGTACTGGGTGGCGGAGAATTTCAGGTTGGTCAGGCTCGACAGATAGGCGACGAAGGCCGCGGTCGCCAGCCCGGCGCTGAAGTTGTCGCAGGAGATGGTCACGACCAGCATCTGCAGATGCGCGCCCATCCCGGTCAGCATCAGGAACAACAGATTGGTGGCCGCCGAGGTGACGCCGCCGATGAACAGGATCGGCATGATCCCGAAGCGCACGATCAGCAGGCCGCCGAAGCCGGCCCCGAGCAGGGTCATGATCAGGCCGAACACCTTGCTGACGCTGGCGATCTGCTCCTTGGTGAAGCCTTGGTCGATGTAGAAGACGTTGGCCATCACGCCCATCACCGTGTCCGATAGCCGGTAGGTGGCAATCAGTCCGAGCAGCAACAAGGCCTGCCAGCGGTAGCGCACAACGAAGTCGTTGACCGGCGTGAGTACCGGTGCCAAGCCGCGGCGGCCTATGGACGACAGGCACAGGCAGGTGAGGATCAGATACAGAATGGCGCGCAGGAAAGCGCGGTCTTCTTTGAGCAGTTCGAACAGGCTGACGCCTTCGAACAGCACGCTATGGAAGTTGGTGTTGTACAGCTGGGTGAACAGCGCCGGTACCGAGATCAGCAGCACGATCAGCACCAGTACCGAGACCAGCTGATGGGCCAGGTCGTAACGCGCCGCCGCCATCTGGGTTCGCAGCGGAACGGGCGGTTCGCGCATCCACAGGCTGGTGACCAGCGCCGGCAGCATCAACAGGGCAAACACCAGATAGGTGCCGCTCCAGGCCGAGGCATTGTAGCTGTGGCCGGTGGAGCCGAACCACTCGGCGAAATACAGTGCGCCGGCGGTCGCCAGTAGCGCCGCGACCCGATAACCGGCCATGTAGCTGGCGGCTAGCGCGGCTTGGCGGCTTTCTTCGGCGATTTCCAGGCGATAGGCGTCGACCGCGATGTCCTGGGTAGCGGAGGCGAAGGCCACCAGCACCGCCAGGGCGATCAGCCAGGGCAGCTGCTGCTGCGGGTCGCACAGCGCCATGCCGGTCAGACCGACCACCACCAGGCTTTGCGACAGTACTAGCCAGGACCGCCGGCGGCCGAGCGCGCCCAAGAACGGCAGGCGCCATTGGTCGAGCAGCGGTGACCAGACCCATTTGAAGGCGTACGCGAGGCCGATCAGGCTGGCGAAACCAATGGTTTCACGCGCCACGCCGGCTTCGCGCAACCAGACCGAAAGGGTGGAAAACACCAACATGTAGGGGAGGCCTGCCGCAAAGCCCAGAAGTAACAGGGCTAAGGTGGCGGGGCTGGCATAGGCGGCGAGGGCGGCGCGCCAGGTTCTGCTGGGCATTGAGGGTGGATCTGCCTGCGTGTGGCGGAACAAAGGGCGCACTCTAACCGCTGTGCTCAGTTGGGCGCCAGCCGTGCCGACGCATGTCCACCCGTTGGGTATGGATTGTCACGCCTTCGGCACGCAAACGCGCGCGCTGCTCCGCCCCGGCCGCGCTGCCGGCGGGCAGGCTGAGACGGCCACCCGCGGCTACCACGCGGTGCCAGGGCAGGCGAGTGTCGTCGGGGAGCTGGCTGAGGGTGCGCCCGACCCAGCGCGCGGCGCGGCCCAGGCCGGCCATCGCCGCCAACTCGCCATAGCTCACCACCTTGCCGGCGGGGACCTGCTGTAACGTCAGGTACAGCGCCGCACGGCGGGCTTCGGGGCTGTCGGAGGCGAAGGGATCGGGTGGCGATGCTTGCATGGGCGTCAGGCCATTGGGATGCAGTTCAGCGACAGTATGCCGCCAGAGTCAGGCTATCGACAGCCGCGCTCTGTGGCGGTTCGCGGTGATTGACGTTGAACTTGGTCCGGTTAGGTTGGTCAGTTCTTGCTCATACGCCCGGCTTGCGGATAATGGCCGGCTTATTTGAACCAGAGCAGTTTCGATTCGCCTATGTCTTGTAAAAAACCAGCTTCCACCTCAAAGAACCTGTTGTCCAAAACCGTGTTGTGCCTGGCCATGGCCGGAGCGTCGGCGCCGTTGTTGGCGGACACCGTATGGCTGAAGAATGGTGACCGTCTGACCGGTACCATCCGCGTCTTCGATGGTGGCAAGCTGGTTTTGGCGACCGACTACGGTGGCAATATCGCCCTCGACTGGAAAAAAGTCGCCACCCTGGAAAGCGATCAGCATCTGCTGATCAAACAGGACGACGTGACTGGCGAGGAGGCCAAGGCTCTCAAACCTGCCGAGCCGGGCAAAGTCACCCTGGCCAATGGTGGCGCGCCGAAAACCATTGAGCTGGCCAGCATCGAGCAGATCATGAAGCCCAAGCCGCTGGTCGAAGATCTGACCTGGAAGGGCAATATCGACGCCGGCCTGGACTACAAACGCGCCGATACCGATACCGATGACTACGACGTTGACTTCAAGACCAAGGCCCGCCACGGCCGCTGGCGGCACACCGCGGAGGCTGACTACAACCGCGAGAAACAGGAGCAGGAGGTGACCACCGATAACTGGAGCACCGACTACGCCCTCGACCGGTTTCTCGACGAGCATTGGTTCTGGCAGGGTCGGGCTGGCTACAAACGTGACAAGATCGAAGATCTGGAGCGTCAGCGCACCGTCGGTACGGGCCCGGGTTACCAGTTCTGGGACAACGAGCTGGGCGCCTTCTCGCTGGCCGGTCTGGTCAACCGCTCCGACTATGAGTACGCCAACGGCGAAAAGGAAAGCTTCTACGCGCTGGGGATGAAGTGGGACTACAACCGCTACCTGGTGGGCAAGACCGTCGAGCTGTTCACTAGCGGCGAAGTCGGCAAGCCGCTGGAGGGGGTGGCCGACTATGCCCTGGATGCCGAGGCCGGGCTGCGCTACAAGGTCACCGACTGGGCCTCGCTGAACCTCAAGGCGGAGAAGGACATCGTCAGCGGCACCAATGATGGCGACCTCGACGAGACCCGCTACAGCCTCGGTTTCGGCGTCGGCTGGTAAGATTTTTCCTCCTCGATCGGCCGGCATAAAAAAACGCCGCTTACTGAGTAAGCGGCGTTTTTGTTTGCAGCAGTTGCTCGATCAGAGACGCAGACCGCCATCCAGTTCGAGCACGCGACCGGTGTAGTAGTCGTTCTCGAGGATGTAGGCCACCGAGTGAGCGATCTCCTGGGGTTTGCCCAGGCGCTTGAGTGGGATGCCCGCAGTCATTTTTTCCAGGGCTTCGGGTTTCATCGCGGCGAGAATTTCAGTCTCGATGAAACCCGGTGCCACGCCGGCCACGCGAATGCCGTAACGCGCCAATTCCTTGGCCCACACCACAGTATCGGCAGCGACGCCGGCCTTGGCGGCGGAATAGTTGGCTTGGCCAATGTTGCCGGCGCGGGAGATCGAGGAAATATTGATGATCGCGCCCTGGTTCTTCAGCTCGATCATCTTCGCGGCCACTTCGCGAGTGCACAGGAATACGCCGGTCAGGTTGACGTCGATCACCGACTGCCACTGGGCCAGCGACATCTTGCTCAGCTCGCCGTCCTTAACCTTGATGGTCAGGCCGTCGCGGATGATCCCGGCATTGTTGACCAGACCATTGATGGCGCCGAAATGCTCGGCAATCTGCGCCACGGTATGGGTGACCTGCTCTTCATTGGCAACGTTACACAGATAAGCGCGGGCTTCGCCGCCGGCGGCCTTGCAGGCGGCAACGGTTTCGTCCAAACGCTCTTGGTTAAGATCGACCAGTGCCAACTTGGCGCCTTTAGCCGCCAGGTATTCAGCCATGGCGCGTCCCAGTCCTTGGCCGCCGCCGGTGATGACGATGACTTTATCTTGCAGTTGCATAAGGCTTGCCCCTTTAAGGTAGTGGAGGTTGTCCTCATGGCGCCCGAAGCCGTTATGCTGGGCGCCCCTGTCCGTTCTGACGGATTCTAAGCGAGGAGGTCTGACGTGAGCGTGAAAGCCGGCAAGCATGCCCGAGAATTGCTACTCAAGGAATACAGCGGGGTGCTCTCCACTCAGTCCAAGGCCATGCCTGGCTTTCCCTTCGGATCGGTGGTGCCCTATTGCCTGGACGAGCAGGGCTGGCCGTTGATCCTGATCAGCCGGATCGCCCAGCACACCCATAATCTGCAGAAAGACCCTAAATGCTCGTTGCTGGTTGGTGAGCGCGATGCCGACGACGTGCAAGCCGTTGGTCGCCTGACCGTGCTGGCCGAAGCCCAGCAAATCACTGACGAGGCAGCCATCGCCGCGGCGGCGGAGCGTTACTATCGCTACTTCCCGCAAGCGAGCGACTACCACCGCACCCACGATTTCGATTTCTGGCGCCTGCAACCGGTGCGCTCACGCTATATCGGTGGCTTTGGCGCGATTCACTGGCTCAATGAGGTCGCTCTGGACAACCCGTTTTTTGGCGCCCCGGAGCAGAGCATGGTCGAGCATATGAACAGCGACCACGCCAGCGCGATTGCCCATTACGTGACGCTCGCCGGTCTGCCCCGCGAGCCGGCGGCCGAGCTGGCCGGGATCGACAGCGAAGGCTTTCACCTGCGCATCGGCCAGAGCCTGCATTGGCTGGCGTTTCCAACATCCTGTAACAACCCCGGCGCTGTGCGCCAGGCCTTGGTTTTGCTGGCCCGCGCCGAGACCTGGCCCCAGCCGAAAGTCAGCCAAGCTTGATTTCGCCGTGAGCGGCCGCATGTTGCAATGACAGGCGGTCGATCCATCCAAGGACTTTTTCATGCGTGCGTTTTTTCTGCTGTTTCTGCTCTTTCCCCTGATCGAGCTGGCGGTGTTGATCAAAGTTGGTAGCGCCATCGGCGTGCTGCCAACGTTGTTGCTGCTGATCGGTTCGGCGGTGCTCGGCAGCGTGCTGTTGCGCGTGGCTGGCGTCGCGACTGCCTG is from Pseudomonas sp. LS44 and encodes:
- a CDS encoding HugZ family protein, yielding MSVKAGKHARELLLKEYSGVLSTQSKAMPGFPFGSVVPYCLDEQGWPLILISRIAQHTHNLQKDPKCSLLVGERDADDVQAVGRLTVLAEAQQITDEAAIAAAAERYYRYFPQASDYHRTHDFDFWRLQPVRSRYIGGFGAIHWLNEVALDNPFFGAPEQSMVEHMNSDHASAIAHYVTLAGLPREPAAELAGIDSEGFHLRIGQSLHWLAFPTSCNNPGAVRQALVLLARAETWPQPKVSQA
- a CDS encoding SDR family oxidoreductase; this translates as MQLQDKVIVITGGGQGLGRAMAEYLAAKGAKLALVDLNQERLDETVAACKAAGGEARAYLCNVANEEQVTHTVAQIAEHFGAINGLVNNAGIIRDGLTIKVKDGELSKMSLAQWQSVIDVNLTGVFLCTREVAAKMIELKNQGAIINISSISRAGNIGQANYSAAKAGVAADTVVWAKELARYGIRVAGVAPGFIETEILAAMKPEALEKMTAGIPLKRLGKPQEIAHSVAYILENDYYTGRVLELDGGLRL
- a CDS encoding AmpG family muropeptide MFS transporter, which produces MPSRTWRAALAAYASPATLALLLLGFAAGLPYMLVFSTLSVWLREAGVARETIGFASLIGLAYAFKWVWSPLLDQWRLPFLGALGRRRSWLVLSQSLVVVGLTGMALCDPQQQLPWLIALAVLVAFASATQDIAVDAYRLEIAEESRQAALAASYMAGYRVAALLATAGALYFAEWFGSTGHSYNASAWSGTYLVFALLMLPALVTSLWMREPPVPLRTQMAAARYDLAHQLVSVLVLIVLLISVPALFTQLYNTNFHSVLFEGVSLFELLKEDRAFLRAILYLILTCLCLSSIGRRGLAPVLTPVNDFVVRYRWQALLLLGLIATYRLSDTVMGVMANVFYIDQGFTKEQIASVSKVFGLIMTLLGAGFGGLLIVRFGIMPILFIGGVTSAATNLLFLMLTGMGAHLQMLVVTISCDNFSAGLATAAFVAYLSSLTNLKFSATQYALLSSIMLLLPRLIGGYSGVMVEKFGYAQFFLITALLGVPTLLMILWQWHRPSQQSVPLTATPPSEQ
- a CDS encoding DUF481 domain-containing protein, with product MLSKTVLCLAMAGASAPLLADTVWLKNGDRLTGTIRVFDGGKLVLATDYGGNIALDWKKVATLESDQHLLIKQDDVTGEEAKALKPAEPGKVTLANGGAPKTIELASIEQIMKPKPLVEDLTWKGNIDAGLDYKRADTDTDDYDVDFKTKARHGRWRHTAEADYNREKQEQEVTTDNWSTDYALDRFLDEHWFWQGRAGYKRDKIEDLERQRTVGTGPGYQFWDNELGAFSLAGLVNRSDYEYANGEKESFYALGMKWDYNRYLVGKTVELFTSGEVGKPLEGVADYALDAEAGLRYKVTDWASLNLKAEKDIVSGTNDGDLDETRYSLGFGVGW
- a CDS encoding MGMT family protein, giving the protein MQASPPDPFASDSPEARRAALYLTLQQVPAGKVVSYGELAAMAGLGRAARWVGRTLSQLPDDTRLPWHRVVAAGGRLSLPAGSAAGAEQRARLRAEGVTIHTQRVDMRRHGWRPTEHSG